A stretch of Caldisericaceae bacterium DNA encodes these proteins:
- the prfB gene encoding peptide chain release factor 2: MISDEVKKDLTNTIEKIEALLDEEWLLNEEEQIKKIEREILLPNFWERNDAKEVLKLLSMIKKEVAKYYELKRSRDDLLVTLELYEESPDNFDKEVLELLHKAQELSKEVEIERFLNEPYDDLNAFVSFATGAGGVDAQDWTEMLLKMYLRFFEKKGFEAKIIDESFGEEAGIKSATVYVKGEFAYGLLKGEAGVHRLVRISPFDANRRRHTSFALVEVVPEMEEVEDIELDEKDLKIDIFRASGHGGQNVQKVETAVRITHIPTGIVATCQDERSQSQNKTIAMKILKSKLLLLEKKKHEETIKDLKGEFRSIEWGNEIRSYVLQPYKLAKDHRTGVEIGNVDEVLQGEIDEFIWAYLKSKK; encoded by the coding sequence AAAAGATTGAGAGGGAAATTCTTTTACCCAATTTTTGGGAAAGAAATGATGCTAAAGAAGTGTTAAAGTTGCTCTCAATGATAAAAAAAGAAGTGGCAAAATATTATGAACTTAAGAGATCAAGAGATGACCTTTTAGTTACCTTGGAGTTATACGAAGAAAGTCCCGATAATTTCGATAAAGAAGTATTGGAACTTCTACACAAAGCGCAAGAATTGTCAAAAGAAGTAGAAATAGAACGTTTCTTGAATGAACCATACGATGATTTAAATGCCTTTGTGTCTTTTGCTACTGGAGCAGGTGGAGTTGACGCACAAGATTGGACGGAAATGCTTCTTAAAATGTATCTACGTTTTTTTGAGAAAAAGGGATTTGAAGCAAAAATTATTGATGAGAGTTTTGGAGAAGAAGCAGGTATAAAAAGTGCAACTGTTTATGTAAAAGGTGAGTTTGCATACGGCTTACTTAAAGGAGAAGCAGGTGTCCATCGATTGGTTAGGATTTCCCCTTTTGATGCTAATAGAAGAAGGCATACCTCTTTTGCTTTAGTTGAAGTTGTCCCAGAGATGGAGGAGGTAGAGGATATCGAATTAGATGAGAAGGATCTAAAAATTGATATCTTTAGAGCAAGCGGTCATGGGGGGCAAAATGTTCAGAAAGTTGAAACGGCAGTAAGGATAACACATATTCCAACAGGTATAGTTGCAACATGCCAAGATGAGAGATCCCAATCTCAGAATAAAACTATTGCTATGAAGATTCTCAAGTCTAAACTTTTACTGCTTGAAAAGAAAAAACATGAAGAAACGATAAAAGACCTTAAGGGCGAATTTAGATCAATTGAGTGGGGTAATGAAATTAGGTCGTATGTGCTTCAACCATACAAACTTGCAAAAGACCATAGAACTGGTGTAGAAATTGGTAATGTCGATGAGGTATTACAAGGTGAAATTGATGAGTTCATTTGGGCATATCTTAAATCTAAAAAGTAA
- a CDS encoding permease-like cell division protein FtsX codes for MYRLLYIFRHTFLVLKGTKKVAFITVVSLLVGMVALGSTYIVGFKLFKSSLSLKEKVKIIVFFKKDLLPEDVNKAVSMISSIEGVKSTLITTPEEAKVEFENLFPQYKEILDSLSKNPLPYSLTVEISDISMGKRISEIIKGIPIVDVVVFSEETASKINELIKVVWLIFISVLLAVLGDLVFTIQNSTTLLLDFRRHDLVALQLIGSDNAFIFLPFIFISILLNLIAFGISAYVLTFVNKMSSTIVQSIIPYATVSTSMNFNLILFEILIFSLFSTLIGSFISLLRFRNVK; via the coding sequence ATGTATAGGCTATTGTATATTTTTAGACATACATTTCTTGTGTTAAAAGGGACAAAAAAGGTTGCTTTTATTACAGTTGTATCTCTTCTTGTTGGAATGGTTGCTTTAGGATCTACTTATATTGTTGGGTTCAAACTATTTAAAAGCTCTCTTTCTCTTAAGGAAAAAGTTAAGATTATTGTCTTTTTTAAAAAAGACCTCCTTCCAGAGGATGTAAACAAAGCAGTTTCGATGATTAGCTCTATAGAAGGTGTTAAGAGCACGCTAATTACTACACCTGAAGAAGCTAAAGTTGAATTTGAAAACCTTTTTCCTCAGTATAAAGAAATACTTGATAGTTTATCAAAAAATCCTTTGCCGTATTCTCTTACAGTTGAAATTAGCGATATAAGCATGGGAAAGAGAATCTCGGAGATTATTAAAGGCATCCCTATTGTTGATGTAGTGGTTTTCTCTGAAGAAACCGCAAGCAAAATTAATGAACTTATTAAAGTAGTTTGGCTTATTTTTATTTCGGTTCTTCTTGCTGTATTAGGAGATCTGGTTTTTACGATTCAAAACTCAACAACTTTACTTCTTGATTTTAGGAGGCATGATTTAGTGGCGTTGCAATTGATTGGCTCTGATAATGCTTTTATTTTCTTACCATTTATTTTCATTTCCATTCTATTGAACTTGATAGCCTTCGGTATTTCGGCATACGTGCTTACTTTTGTTAACAAGATGAGTTCAACAATTGTCCAGAGTATTATTCCTTATGCAACCGTATCAACGAGTATGAATTTTAACCTTATTTTATTTGAAATATTAATTTTTTCTCTATTTTCCACATTAATTGGAAGCTTTATATCTTTGCTGAGGTTTAGAAATGTTAAATAG
- a CDS encoding YitT family protein, with amino-acid sequence MSSFGHILNLKSKFKQGAKDFIGITVGSAIYAVAIDVFIQPNNIAPGGFIGIAVILNHYFSVLKVGFLVILMNIPLLIIGLKRIGLKFFIGTIAGTILSSILIDLFAPYLPQFRSEPMLAALYGGFLMGAGIGIVFRFYASTGGTDLLAQIVYDTTGLPFGQSLMLVDVAVIITSGVVFKNVNVPLYSIIAELVSNYAIDLAQEGFLSYKVLFIITKKPEEIKQRIFEEVGRGVTEFEVAGGYTGEIKKMLVVAVIHTETMKVKRIAIEADPESFTIIGNSSEIIGYGFKSSKERI; translated from the coding sequence ATGAGTTCATTTGGGCATATCTTAAATCTAAAAAGTAAATTCAAGCAAGGCGCTAAAGACTTCATTGGTATTACTGTAGGTTCGGCTATTTATGCAGTGGCTATTGATGTGTTTATCCAACCCAATAATATTGCACCAGGTGGCTTTATAGGGATAGCGGTAATATTAAACCACTATTTTAGTGTATTAAAAGTAGGTTTTCTTGTTATTTTGATGAACATTCCTCTTTTAATAATTGGCTTAAAGAGGATTGGATTAAAATTTTTTATAGGGACCATTGCCGGAACTATTTTGTCTTCTATTTTGATTGATCTTTTTGCTCCTTATTTACCTCAATTCCGATCAGAACCAATGCTTGCTGCTCTTTATGGTGGGTTTTTAATGGGTGCTGGTATTGGTATTGTCTTTAGGTTTTATGCTTCTACTGGGGGGACAGATTTACTTGCTCAGATTGTTTACGATACAACCGGATTGCCTTTTGGTCAATCTTTGATGCTTGTAGATGTTGCTGTAATTATTACTTCAGGTGTTGTCTTTAAAAATGTCAATGTGCCTTTGTATTCAATTATTGCTGAACTTGTTAGCAATTACGCTATTGACTTAGCACAAGAAGGTTTCTTGTCTTATAAGGTATTGTTTATAATAACTAAAAAACCAGAAGAAATAAAGCAGAGGATTTTTGAAGAAGTGGGAAGAGGCGTTACAGAGTTTGAAGTTGCTGGTGGTTATACAGGTGAAATTAAAAAGATGCTTGTGGTTGCTGTAATACATACTGAGACAATGAAGGTAAAAAGGATTGCCATTGAAGCGGATCCTGAAAGTTTTACCATAATTGGGAATTCTTCAGAAATTATAGGGTATGGATTCAAGTCTTCAAAGGAGAGAATATGA
- a CDS encoding peptidoglycan DD-metalloendopeptidase family protein: MLNSKNSFVKFIAIFMVLLLMFLSGFGSVRSGIEEERKKLEEYQSQLRQIRSNIVSVEQSSKQIEALLNSLNTQLNNLEIQIKATQEKITYLSNEITNKEAQIKFKEEEIKARQSNLADIVTLSYELSKISPADVFYEGGDPNSVSKRITYITYISSYTEKLMNQAINDKKELENYKKELNNSKSQHELVLNEKVEQENILKDELDMKNRLLESLKTKKTYLLYKENELEEEIKKEEQLIQKLIEEAKKKGIYTGTFIWPAKGPITSEFGMRFHPILHIWRLHDGIDIGIPTGTPIKASADGTVTYVGALSGYGNVVILSHMANFSTLYAHLKSAVVKKGQTVKKGQVIAYSDNTGWSTGPHLHFSIYKIDIETGKSTPVNPRDYLP; encoded by the coding sequence ATGTTAAATAGCAAAAATTCTTTTGTAAAGTTTATTGCTATTTTCATGGTTCTCCTTTTAATGTTCCTTTCGGGTTTTGGCTCTGTTAGATCTGGTATCGAAGAAGAAAGAAAAAAACTTGAAGAGTACCAATCTCAACTTAGACAGATAAGAAGTAATATTGTAAGCGTAGAGCAGTCATCTAAACAGATTGAGGCGCTATTAAATAGTTTAAATACACAGTTGAATAACCTTGAAATACAAATTAAAGCAACACAAGAAAAGATAACTTACTTGTCGAATGAAATTACCAATAAAGAAGCGCAAATAAAATTTAAGGAAGAAGAAATAAAAGCAAGACAGTCGAATTTGGCTGATATAGTAACGCTTTCCTATGAACTTTCTAAAATTTCTCCTGCTGATGTTTTTTATGAAGGTGGTGACCCTAACTCTGTTTCTAAAAGAATCACATACATTACCTATATTTCAAGTTATACTGAGAAACTCATGAACCAAGCAATAAATGATAAAAAAGAACTTGAAAATTACAAAAAAGAGTTAAATAACTCAAAAAGTCAGCATGAATTAGTCTTAAATGAGAAAGTTGAACAGGAAAATATCTTAAAAGATGAGTTAGATATGAAAAACCGCCTTTTGGAGAGCCTAAAAACTAAAAAAACATATCTACTCTACAAGGAAAATGAACTTGAAGAAGAAATAAAAAAGGAAGAACAACTAATACAGAAGTTAATTGAAGAGGCTAAAAAGAAAGGCATCTATACTGGCACATTTATCTGGCCTGCAAAAGGCCCAATTACTTCTGAATTTGGAATGCGATTCCACCCAATACTTCATATTTGGCGTTTACATGATGGTATAGACATTGGCATTCCTACCGGCACACCGATAAAAGCATCAGCAGATGGCACTGTTACCTATGTTGGTGCTTTAAGCGGATATGGAAATGTTGTTATACTTTCTCATATGGCGAACTTTTCTACACTTTATGCACATCTCAAGAGTGCAGTTGTTAAAAAAGGACAAACCGTTAAAAAAGGTCAAGTAATTGCATATTCTGACAACACAGGTTGGTCAACAGGTCCGCACTTGCACTTTTCTATTTACAAGATTGACATAGAAACTGGGAAGTCTACCCCAGTAAACCCACGGGATTATCTTCCGTAG
- a CDS encoding ABC transporter ATP-binding protein: protein MIELSDVVKVYPNGTLALDKINVRFNKGSFTVLMGESGAGKTTLLKIIRGDEDPTSGFVLFNGNDIKKWNKVSLRRKIGFAFQDFTLIEDRTVLDNVSLPLQFLGVNFHTLHEKTESILQAVKLRDKMYKLVKELSYGERQRVTIARALIYEPEVLLLDEPTGNLDVDTAKTVLSFIEMLNERGTTVIMSTHHLIDFGKKPKEMIKIKNGKIVKKEYV from the coding sequence ATGATTGAATTAAGTGATGTAGTTAAAGTTTACCCAAACGGGACCCTTGCCCTTGACAAAATTAACGTTAGATTCAATAAAGGTTCTTTTACAGTGCTTATGGGTGAGTCAGGGGCTGGTAAGACAACACTTCTTAAAATTATAAGGGGGGATGAAGATCCCACATCTGGGTTTGTTCTGTTCAACGGCAACGATATTAAAAAATGGAATAAAGTGAGTTTAAGAAGAAAAATTGGTTTTGCTTTTCAAGATTTTACTCTTATAGAAGATAGGACTGTTCTTGATAATGTGTCTCTTCCTCTACAATTTTTAGGTGTAAACTTCCATACACTTCACGAAAAAACTGAAAGTATTCTTCAGGCAGTCAAATTGAGAGATAAAATGTATAAACTTGTAAAAGAACTCTCATATGGTGAAAGACAGAGGGTAACGATTGCAAGAGCGTTAATTTATGAACCAGAGGTTCTTCTACTTGACGAACCAACTGGGAATTTGGATGTTGATACAGCAAAAACTGTTTTGTCTTTTATTGAAATGCTTAACGAAAGGGGTACAACAGTGATAATGTCTACACATCATCTTATTGACTTTGGTAAAAAACCAAAAGAAATGATTAAAATAAAAAATGGAAAGATAGTGAAAAAGGAATATGTATAG